The uncultured Fibrobacter sp. genomic sequence TGGGTGTCAAGATCTTGAATGACGACCCGGTGTACAGCAAGAAGAATGTGTACCAGAGTTATCGCCCGATGGTGGCGCAGGCTCCGGTGCAAATCCGTGGTAAGAAAAGCGGTGTCGCAATATCGATGCTTGATTTCAAGGTTCCCGAATGGTGGCTTGCCCAGCAAGGGCTCGACGAAGATGACGGCCTGCGCTACATGAATCGCGGAATGTTGTTCGAAATTACGAATGGCGAAGGCACGATGCTCGGCATTCCCGATGAAATTGACGTGCGTTCCATAAGACTGTGGGGCGAAAATCGGACGTTCAAGGCACTGATGTTTGTTGCCCTAGCGGTAATTGTCCTGGCTTATGCGGGGTTTATTTCTCTTACGGTGCGTAATTCCAAGGGCCAGGTGGAATCTCGCGAGAAAAAGTATAACGAGTTGAAATCGCGTATGGGCCAGGCGGCGAAACTCTTGAAGGAATCGGACCGTTCGATTGCCGAAATTGCGATTGCTGTCGGGGAGAAATCTTCGGGAGCGTTCGAAAAAGATTTTGTTCGGGTATATGGTGTAAAACCTCTGGAATATAGGACCAAAAAATGACTAGGTATTGGAATTTAGACAGAGTCATGCGGTTTCTCAGACTCTTGGTGATAACCGTTGTCGCGATTACGCTGGTGTATTATCTGCGAAGAGTTCTGTTCCCGTTCTTTGCGGCATTCCTGATGGCCTATATTATGGATCCTTTGGTGAACCGGCTGCAGAGAAAGGTGAAACACCGAATTATTGCGGTGATTATCGTGTTGCTTGTGGTGGCCCTGGTTGTAGGGGGCGCGCTTCGTTTGTTTATACCGATGGTCGTGAACGAGGTCAGGAATCTGGGAGTTCTTATCACCAAGGTTTTCAACGATTCGGAATGGGCTTCCCGTATAGAAGCCCTGATGCCGGGTGGCTTGTACGAAACGATTCATTCCCTGATTTCGTGGGA encodes the following:
- a CDS encoding AraC family transcriptional regulator codes for the protein MKRIALASVALVVVFAVWTALFVKFGSTERTLFPGNTYQVYAVSDATVGGFSTVELSHNDSLVSARVNIRSGMAYPYAGVGINLLSVDNRPASGYFDFSDFDSLVIDVETGRMKRVGVKILNDDPVYSKKNVYQSYRPMVAQAPVQIRGKKSGVAISMLDFKVPEWWLAQQGLDEDDGLRYMNRGMLFEITNGEGTMLGIPDEIDVRSIRLWGENRTFKALMFVALAVIVLAYAGFISLTVRNSKGQVESREKKYNELKSRMGQAAKLLKESDRSIAEIAIAVGEKSSGAFEKDFVRVYGVKPLEYRTKK